Proteins encoded by one window of Mauremys mutica isolate MM-2020 ecotype Southern unplaced genomic scaffold, ASM2049712v1 Super-Scaffold_100129, whole genome shotgun sequence:
- the LOC123359597 gene encoding nuclear apoptosis-inducing factor 1-like, whose translation MASPLAPPAKKCKMNFSEREVEIIVEELERGKHLLINHFNAGVPLATKAATWHNILRCVNAVATYRRELPEVKKKWSDLKTEVRRKVAQVRAAMEGGGIGQDGAGEGQDGEDPTGATATPVILTPMQQRICNLLGEATIISLPTGDCTAGDGAEIPIAASTTTITLTQIPGETTYHSLEDGVVEYCTTEAPTTVTAEAPLEMMAHQAEASVKPQELKSRIALNSAKLLQEQRVTNLHVKEIAQHLEQQNDLLQMIRRSQEVQACAQERQAQAMEGTQAALSALIQILRPMIKDFRRFLQSNTPNPSVTADPSHVAQNGQQDGIIQ comes from the exons ATGGCATCGCCCCTGGCCCCCCCAGCGAAGAAGTGTAAGATGAACTTCTCGGAGCGGGAGGTGGAGATCATCGTCGAGGAGCTGGAACGAGGCAAGCACCTGCTCATCAACCACTTCAACGCGGGGGTCCCACTGGCCACCAAGGCCGCCACCTGGCACAACATCTTGCGCTGTGTCAACGCCGTGGCCACCTACCGCCGCGAGCTGCCGGAGGTCAAGAAGAAGTGGTCAGACCTCAAGACTGAGGTGCGGCGCAAGGTGGCGCAGGTCCGGGCCGCTATGGAAGGAGGTGGTATAGGGCAGGATGGAGCCGGCGAAGGTCAGGACGGCGAGGACCCGACTGGTGCCACAGCCACCCCTGTCATACTTACCCCCATGCAGCAGCGCATCTGCAACCTGCTAGGAGAAGCCACCATCATCAGTCTGCCTACTGGGGATTGCACTGCCGGGGATGGTGCTGAGATACCCATCGCAGCCTCCACCACCACTATCACCCTGACCCAGA TCCCTGGAGAGACAACTTACCATAGTCTGGAGGATGGAGTGGTGGAATACTGCACAACAGAGGCTCCCACAACTGTTACTGCTGAAGCACCCTTGGAGATGATGGCACATCAAGCTGAGGCATCCGTGAAACCCCAGGAGCTGAAAAGCCGAATTGCCCTGAATTCAGCCAAGCTCCTGCAGGAGCAGCGAGTGACCAACCTGCATGTGAAGGAGATCGCCCAGCACTTGGAACAGCAAAATGACCTGCTGCAGATGATCCGTCGCTCTCAGGAGGTTCAGGCATGTGCACAAGAGCGTCAGGCGCAGGCTATGGAAGGGACCCAGGCTGCTCTGAGTGCCCTCATCCAGATCTTACGCCCCATGATCAAGGACTTCCGTCGATTCCTGCAAAGTAATACACCCAATCCTTCGGTAACTGCTGACCCCAGCCACGTGGCCCAGAATGGGCAACAAGATGGCATCATCCAATGA
- the LOC123359595 gene encoding nuclear apoptosis-inducing factor 1-like, translated as MAMASPLAPPAKKCKMNFSEREVEIIVEELERGKHLLINHFNAGVPLATKAATWHNILRCVNAVATYRRELPEVKKKWSDLKTEVRRKVAQVRAAMEGGGIGQDGAGEGQDGEDPTGATATPVILTPMQQRICNLLGEATIISLPTGDCTAGDGAEIPIAASTTTITLTQIPGETTYHSLEDGVVEYCTTEAPTTVTAEAPLEMMAHQAEASVKPQELKSRIALNSAKLLQEQRVTNLHVKEIAQHLEQQNDLLQMIRRSQEVQACAQERQAQAMEGTQAALSALIQILRPMIKDFRRFLQSNTPNPSVTADPSHVAQNGQQDGIIQ; from the exons ATGGCCATGGCATCGCCCCTGGCCCCCCCAGCGAAGAAGTGTAAGATGAACTTCTCGGAGCGGGAGGTGGAGATCATCGTCGAGGAGCTGGAACGAGGCAAGCACCTGCTCATCAACCACTTCAACGCGGGGGTCCCACTGGCCACCAAGGCCGCCACCTGGCACAACATCTTGCGCTGTGTCAACGCCGTGGCCACCTACCGCCGCGAGCTGCCGGAGGTCAAGAAGAAGTGGTCAGACCTCAAGACTGAGGTGCGGCGCAAGGTGGCGCAGGTCCGGGCCGCTATGGAAGGAGGTGGTATAGGGCAGGATGGAGCCGGCGAAGGTCAGGACGGCGAGGACCCGACTGGTGCCACAGCCACCCCTGTCATACTTACCCCCATGCAGCAGCGCATCTGCAACCTGCTAGGAGAAGCCACCATCATCAGTCTGCCTACTGGGGATTGCACTGCCGGGGATGGTGCTGAGATACCCATCGCAGCCTCCACCACCACTATCACCCTGACCCAGA TCCCTGGAGAGACAACTTACCATAGTCTGGAGGATGGAGTGGTGGAATACTGCACAACAGAGGCTCCCACAACTGTTACTGCTGAAGCACCCTTGGAGATGATGGCACATCAAGCTGAGGCATCCGTGAAACCCCAGGAGCTGAAAAGCCGAATTGCCCTGAATTCAGCCAAGCTCCTGCAGGAGCAGCGAGTGACCAACCTGCATGTGAAGGAGATCGCCCAGCACTTGGAACAGCAAAATGACCTGCTGCAGATGATCCGTCGCTCTCAGGAGGTTCAGGCATGTGCACAAGAGCGTCAGGCGCAGGCTATGGAAGGGACCCAGGCTGCTCTGAGTGCCCTCATCCAGATCTTACGCCCCATGATCAAGGACTTCCGTCGATTCCTGCAAAGTAATACACCCAATCCTTCGGTAACTGCTGACCCCAGCCACGTGGCCCAGAATGGGCAACAAGATGGCATCATCCAATGA